A part of Pieris napi chromosome 9, ilPieNapi1.2, whole genome shotgun sequence genomic DNA contains:
- the LOC125052253 gene encoding regucalcin-like produces the protein MSVKVSAVTAPVWLGEGPHWSHDHKALYFVSIFDRSIYKYDPSTGKCTSSKLSDMPGFIIPVEGTRDEFVVGLKRDVVVIQWDGEDGTARVLKKVAEIDQHSPDNRINDAKADPRGRLFVGTMGHEYEPGKFHLKKGSLYRIDHDGKVNRVVDNVDISNGLCWDEKNRAFYYADSFEYAIRRYDWDPETGDISNPRLVFKYADHNLGGIVDGMTIDTDGNLWVANFDGTQVLKIDPKAGKLLQKVPTPALQTTSATFGGPNLDILYVTTASMNRGTEQKPPCGSTFQVTGLGVRGHPNVSVKLV, from the exons ATGTCAGTGAAAGTAAGTGCAGTGACGGCGCCCGTTTGGCTGGGAGAGGGTCCACACTGGTCTCACGACCACAAGGCTCTGTACTTTGTCAGCATCTTCGACCGTTCCATATATAAGTATGATCCCAGCACTGGCAAATGCACCAGCTCCAAACTAT CTGACATGCCCGGTTTCATAATCCCCGTGGAAGGTACACGTGATGAATTTGTGGTGGGGCTGAAACGGGACGTGGTGGTGATACAGTGGGATGGTGAAGATGGTACTGCCCGAGTACTTAAGAAAGTCGCAGAGATTGATCAACATTCGCCTGATAATAGGATTAATGACGCCAAAGCTGATCCCCGAGGAAGACTCTTTGTGG GAACAATGGGCCACGAATACGAGCCGGGAAAATTTCACCTAAAAAAAGGTTCCCTTTACCGCATCGACCATGATGGAAAGGTGAACCGTGTGGTGGACAATGTGGATATTTCCAACGGTCTCTGTTGGGATGAGAAGAATAGGGCGTTCTACTATGCGGACTCGTTTGAGTACGCGATCAGACGATACGACTGGGACCCTGAGACAGGTGATATat CGAACCCTCGGCTGGTCTTCAAGTACGCAGATCATAATCTGGGTGGTATCGTTGATGGGATGACCATCGACACCGATGGAAACCTCTGGGTAGCAAACTTCGACGGCACGCAG GTACTAAAAATAGACCCAAAAGCCGGCAAGTTGCTCCAAAAAGTACCGACGCCAGCACTGCAGACAACTTCAGCGACGTTCGGAGGTCCGAACCTGGACATTCTTTACGTGACCACTGCTTCTATGAACCGGGGTACGGAACAGAAGCCACCTTGCGGGTCCACTTTTCA